The Rhodothermales bacterium DNA window CTCAAGGAAAGTGAACGCCGGCTCGTCACCCGCACCCTGAAGGAATACGACGACAACATCTCGGAGACGGCCCGCGTCCTGGGCGTTTCCCGCAGCTGGCTGCACTACAAACTGAAGGAGTGGGAGGCGCCGTCGTGAGGCGTTCTTCGTGAGGATTTGATCGTGGTTGGCTTATCGAATGCACTTCCGGGCCGATGACCCCAGAGTCATGAGTGCACTTCTCTCAACCAACCAAAACGGATGATGAAACCGACCCAGATACGACGGTTTCGTCAGGTAGCTCCTCTGCTCCTCCTGTTTCTCGCGATGTTCGTGGGCAACGCGCAGGCGCAGAGCAACCTGATGTTATCTCGGCAACCTGACTTTTCGACAGAAGATCGTGAGTTCGCCCCGGGCGACACGATCTACATGAAAGTCGATGCGCAGGATGTCGACTACTCCAGCCTTCAATTCAGTGAATTCAGGCTCATCTCTCGGGAAGGCGGCGCCTTTCACAAAGGCCCCTTCGTGAACAACTTCGACCGCACGTTCACAGCTAAGATCGCCGTGGACGACCTCAATCTGGTCGACTATTTCTGGAACTGGGAGGCCGATATCCGCGACCGCGTCGGCCGCTCCTTCAACGTGAAGGTGTTCCTACGTATCGGCGACGCCGGCGACCAACTCGCCGGCCTCGAGATGCGCGGCCTGGTCCAGACGAAGGGTGACGACTCGTTCGTGATGCTCGGACAGGAAGTCCGCGTGGACAACGAGACGCAATACGAGGTTCATTTCTACCCGGCCGCCGGCGACCCCAACAATCCGCAGCCACCGCCCCAGGGCCCCGGCTCGTTTGCGGATGTCCAGGAAAACTACGGCGTCGAAACCCGTGTCGCACGCACCGAAAGCGGCGAGTTGCTCGCCAAACACGTACGGGTCGTCGGGCCATTCAATGTGCCGCGCTTCCTGAACATCAGCGGCCGCGTGCTGGAAGTGGACGAGG harbors:
- a CDS encoding DUF5666 domain-containing protein, with product MMKPTQIRRFRQVAPLLLLFLAMFVGNAQAQSNLMLSRQPDFSTEDREFAPGDTIYMKVDAQDVDYSSLQFSEFRLISREGGAFHKGPFVNNFDRTFTAKIAVDDLNLVDYFWNWEADIRDRVGRSFNVKVFLRIGDAGDQLAGLEMRGLVQTKGDDSFVMLGQEVRVDNETQYEVHFYPAAGDPNNPQPPPQGPGSFADVQENYGVETRVARTESGELLAKHVRVVGPFNVPRFLNISGRVLEVDEASQTFVVRGLTIGVTPFTGFGGEGYRPDGTKGGVSVGQLVRVYGDFQDDGSVQAHFIEFRRAARPELEVRGRLTDFDGESFVVQGFTFRVTDATIVERLNNGTLPGGGGGDGTCDPNKGDCPPPACDPAREECPPPACDPAREECPPPA